In Primulina huaijiensis isolate GDHJ02 chromosome 16, ASM1229523v2, whole genome shotgun sequence, a single genomic region encodes these proteins:
- the LOC140961367 gene encoding glucose-6-phosphate isomerase 1, chloroplastic-like isoform X1 codes for MASSVSGFSLKLSHKNPTFSSWRSSFQNPSVVRCPFADRTERFRPQPVAREIPPTTVSNLSGNDVVLSPKSAIQKKPRLEKDPRELWKRYADWLYQHKELGLYLDVSRVGFTDEFFQEMEPRLQKAFKDMEELEKGSIANPDEGRMVGHYWLRNPKLAPKIFLTQQIEKTLDKTRDFAEKVISGKIRPPQKGTFTQILSIGIGGSALGPQFVAEALAPDNPPLKIRFIDNTDPAGIDHQIAQLGSELASTLVIVVSKSGGTPETRNGLLEVQKAFREAGLDFSKQGVAITQENSLLDNTARIEGWLARFPMFDWVGGRTSEMSAVGLLAAALQGIDIKEMLAGAALMDEANRTTLVRNNPAALLALCWYWATDGVGSKQIMNLTSLPLQDMVVLPYKDSLLLFSRYLQQLVMESLGKEFDLDGNRVNQGITVYGNKGSTDQHAYIQQLRDGVHNFFVTFIEVLRDRPPGHDWELEPGVTCGDYLFGFLQGTRSALYSNDRESITVTVQEVTPRSVGALVALYERAVGIYASLVNINAYHQPGVEAGKKAAGEVLALQKRVLVVLNNASCKEPVEPLTLEEIAELCHASDDIEMIYKIIAHMAANDRALIVEGSCGSPRSIKVFLGECNVDEMYE; via the exons ATGGCTTCTTCAGTCTCAGGTTTCTCTTTGAAATTGAGCCATAAAAACCCCACATTTTCCTCTTGGAGATCATCGTTTCAGAACCCATCTGTTGTGCGATGTCCGTTTGCTGACAGGACGGAGCGTTTCAGGCCGCAACCGGTGGCGCGTGAGATCCCTCCGACGACTGTCTCAAACTTATCAGGTAACGACGTTGTGTTGTCGCCAAAATCGGCTATACAGAAGAAGCCCCGGCTGGAGAAGGATCCTCGGGAGCTGTGGAAAAGGTATGCCGATTGGCTTTACCAGCACAAGGAGCTGGGTCTGTACCTGGACGTCAGTCGAGTCGGATTCACGGATGAATTCTTCCAGGAAATGGAGCCCCGATTGCAGAAGGCGTTCAAAGATATGGAGGAGCTTGAGAAGGGTTCCATTGCCAACCCAGATGAGGGTAGAATGGTGGGTCATTATTGGTTGAGGAATCCAAAGCTTGCACCCAAAATTTTCTTGACTCAGCAGATTGAAAAAACTTTGGACAAGACCCGTGATTTCGCTGAGAAAGTCATCAGCGGTAAG ATTAGGCCTCCTCAGAAAGGTACTTTTACTCAAATTCTTTCTATTGGGATTGGTGGTTCAGCTCTTGGACCTCAATTTGTTGCAGAGGCATTGGCTCCTGACAATCCTCCTCTTAAG ATAAGATTCATTGACAATACAGATCCAGCTGGAATCGATCATCAAATCGCGCAACTTGGCTCTGAGCTAGCATCAACACTTGTCATTGTGGTTTCAAAG AGTGGAGGCACTCCCGAAACAAGAAATGGTCTACTTGAGGTTCAGAAAGCCTTCCGTGAAGCTGGCCTGGATTTTTCAAAACAG GGAGTTGCAATTACTCAGGAGAACTCATTGCTCGATAACACAGCTCGGATTGAGGGCTGGTTAGCAAGATTTCCTATGTTTGACTGGGTGGGAGGTAGAACATCCGAAATGTCTGCTGTTGGTTTACTTGCAGCTGCACTTCAG GGAATTGATATCAAAGAAATGCTTGCCGGTGCTGCATTGATGGATGAAGCTAATAGGACCACACTG GTTAGGAATAATCCAGCAGCACTTCTAGCATTATGTTGGTACTGGGCTACTGATGGAGTAGGATCTAAG CAAATAATGAACTTGACTTCATTGCCGCTTCAGGATATGGTTGTCCTTCCTTATAAGGACAGTCTATTATTGTTCAGTCGTTATTTGCAGCAGCTAGTCATGGAATCTCTTGGAAAAGAATTTGACCTTGATGGTAACAGG GTAAATCAAGGGATAACTGTCTATGGAAACAAAGGGAGCACTGATCAACACGC TTACATTCAACAGCTCAGAGATGGTGTCCACAACTTTTTTGTAACATTCATTGAAGTTCTACGAGACAGGCCACCAGGTCATGATTGGGAGCTTGAGCCAGGGGTCACCTGCGGTGACTACCTGTTTGGATTTTTACAG GGAACAAGATCTGCCTTATATTCCAACGATCGGGAGTCTATCACAGTAACCGTGCAAGAAGTGACGCCTAGGTCTGTTGGAGCTCTAGTAGCACTCTACGAACGAGCAGTTGGGATTTATGCGTCACTGGTCAATATTAATGCATATCATCAACCAG GGGTGGAAGCTGGCAAGAAGGCAGCAGGAGAAGTTTTAGCTCTTCAAAAGCGTGTTCTTGTGGTACTGAATAATGCTAG CTGTAAAGAACCAGTTGAACCATTAACTCTGGAAGAAATAGCTGAACTCTGTCATGCCTCTGATGAT ATTGAAATGATATATAAGATTATCGCGCACATGGCTGCAAATGACAGAGCTCTCATTGTTGAAGGCAGTTGCGGTTCACCAAGAAGCATCAAGGTTTTCTTGGGGGAGTGCAACGTTGATGAGATGTACGAGTAA
- the LOC140961367 gene encoding glucose-6-phosphate isomerase 1, chloroplastic-like isoform X2: MASSVSGFSLKLSHKNPTFSSWRSSFQNPSVVRCPFADRTERFRPQPVAREIPPTTVSNLSGNDVVLSPKSAIQKKPRLEKDPRELWKRYADWLYQHKELGLYLDVSRVGFTDEFFQEMEPRLQKAFKDMEELEKGSIANPDEGRMVGHYWLRNPKLAPKIFLTQQIEKTLDKTRDFAEKVISGKIRPPQKGTFTQILSIGIGGSALGPQFVAEALAPDNPPLKIRFIDNTDPAGIDHQIAQLGSELASTLVIVVSKSGGTPETRNGLLEVQKAFREAGLDFSKQGVAITQENSLLDNTARIEGWLARFPMFDWVGGRTSEMSAVGLLAAALQGIDIKEMLAGAALMDEANRTTLVRNNPAALLALCWYWATDGVGSKDMVVLPYKDSLLLFSRYLQQLVMESLGKEFDLDGNRVNQGITVYGNKGSTDQHAYIQQLRDGVHNFFVTFIEVLRDRPPGHDWELEPGVTCGDYLFGFLQGTRSALYSNDRESITVTVQEVTPRSVGALVALYERAVGIYASLVNINAYHQPGVEAGKKAAGEVLALQKRVLVVLNNASCKEPVEPLTLEEIAELCHASDDIEMIYKIIAHMAANDRALIVEGSCGSPRSIKVFLGECNVDEMYE; encoded by the exons ATGGCTTCTTCAGTCTCAGGTTTCTCTTTGAAATTGAGCCATAAAAACCCCACATTTTCCTCTTGGAGATCATCGTTTCAGAACCCATCTGTTGTGCGATGTCCGTTTGCTGACAGGACGGAGCGTTTCAGGCCGCAACCGGTGGCGCGTGAGATCCCTCCGACGACTGTCTCAAACTTATCAGGTAACGACGTTGTGTTGTCGCCAAAATCGGCTATACAGAAGAAGCCCCGGCTGGAGAAGGATCCTCGGGAGCTGTGGAAAAGGTATGCCGATTGGCTTTACCAGCACAAGGAGCTGGGTCTGTACCTGGACGTCAGTCGAGTCGGATTCACGGATGAATTCTTCCAGGAAATGGAGCCCCGATTGCAGAAGGCGTTCAAAGATATGGAGGAGCTTGAGAAGGGTTCCATTGCCAACCCAGATGAGGGTAGAATGGTGGGTCATTATTGGTTGAGGAATCCAAAGCTTGCACCCAAAATTTTCTTGACTCAGCAGATTGAAAAAACTTTGGACAAGACCCGTGATTTCGCTGAGAAAGTCATCAGCGGTAAG ATTAGGCCTCCTCAGAAAGGTACTTTTACTCAAATTCTTTCTATTGGGATTGGTGGTTCAGCTCTTGGACCTCAATTTGTTGCAGAGGCATTGGCTCCTGACAATCCTCCTCTTAAG ATAAGATTCATTGACAATACAGATCCAGCTGGAATCGATCATCAAATCGCGCAACTTGGCTCTGAGCTAGCATCAACACTTGTCATTGTGGTTTCAAAG AGTGGAGGCACTCCCGAAACAAGAAATGGTCTACTTGAGGTTCAGAAAGCCTTCCGTGAAGCTGGCCTGGATTTTTCAAAACAG GGAGTTGCAATTACTCAGGAGAACTCATTGCTCGATAACACAGCTCGGATTGAGGGCTGGTTAGCAAGATTTCCTATGTTTGACTGGGTGGGAGGTAGAACATCCGAAATGTCTGCTGTTGGTTTACTTGCAGCTGCACTTCAG GGAATTGATATCAAAGAAATGCTTGCCGGTGCTGCATTGATGGATGAAGCTAATAGGACCACACTG GTTAGGAATAATCCAGCAGCACTTCTAGCATTATGTTGGTACTGGGCTACTGATGGAGTAGGATCTAAG GATATGGTTGTCCTTCCTTATAAGGACAGTCTATTATTGTTCAGTCGTTATTTGCAGCAGCTAGTCATGGAATCTCTTGGAAAAGAATTTGACCTTGATGGTAACAGG GTAAATCAAGGGATAACTGTCTATGGAAACAAAGGGAGCACTGATCAACACGC TTACATTCAACAGCTCAGAGATGGTGTCCACAACTTTTTTGTAACATTCATTGAAGTTCTACGAGACAGGCCACCAGGTCATGATTGGGAGCTTGAGCCAGGGGTCACCTGCGGTGACTACCTGTTTGGATTTTTACAG GGAACAAGATCTGCCTTATATTCCAACGATCGGGAGTCTATCACAGTAACCGTGCAAGAAGTGACGCCTAGGTCTGTTGGAGCTCTAGTAGCACTCTACGAACGAGCAGTTGGGATTTATGCGTCACTGGTCAATATTAATGCATATCATCAACCAG GGGTGGAAGCTGGCAAGAAGGCAGCAGGAGAAGTTTTAGCTCTTCAAAAGCGTGTTCTTGTGGTACTGAATAATGCTAG CTGTAAAGAACCAGTTGAACCATTAACTCTGGAAGAAATAGCTGAACTCTGTCATGCCTCTGATGAT ATTGAAATGATATATAAGATTATCGCGCACATGGCTGCAAATGACAGAGCTCTCATTGTTGAAGGCAGTTGCGGTTCACCAAGAAGCATCAAGGTTTTCTTGGGGGAGTGCAACGTTGATGAGATGTACGAGTAA
- the LOC140960860 gene encoding GEM-like protein 1 translates to MNPSDQSKESKPQSAAAAAAAAGGGTGQPVDYAPYPKFEPDDAAPVPNTWSANPSGSVANETPRSPSSQIPGGYATSMPPESNPYVSSAPAPKNNLEKVKDVLGKWGKMAAEASKKAEDMAGNMWQHLNTGPSMGEAAVGRIAQGTKVLTEGGYEKVFQQTFDIVPEEKLVKSYGCYLSTSAGPVVGTLYLSTEKVAFCSDNPLSYKVSEETCWSYYKVIIPLHDLKAVNSSTSKLNQAEKYIQIISVDNHEFWFMGFFNYDSAVKHLKDALQSPPSAPH, encoded by the exons ATGAATCCTTCAGACCAAAGCAAAGAATCCAAACCACAATCCGCCGCCGCCGCAGCAGCAGCAGCCGGTGGCGGCACTGGGCAGCCTGTTGACTACGCTCCATATCCAAAATTCGAGCCAGACGACGCCGCTCCTGTCCCAAATACCTGGAGCGCCAATCCGTCAGGATCAGTTGCGAATGAGACCCCAAGGTCTCCTTCTTCGCAGATACCCGGAGGATATGCTACCTCCATGCCGCCGGAATCCAATCCCTACGTCTCCTCAGCTCCCGCACCAAAGA ATAACTTGGAGAAGGTTAAGGATGTTTTAGGTAAATGGGGAAAGATGGCTGCAGAGGCCTCCAAGAAAGCTGAAGATATGGCTGGAAACATGTGGCAGCACT TGAACACGGGTCCAAGCATGGGAGAGGCAGCTGTTGGGCGAATAGCACAGGGTACCAAGGTTTTGACAGAAGGTGGGTATGAAAAGGTTTTTCAGCAAACATTTGACATTGTTCCAGAGGAAAAACTTGTGAAGTCTTATGGGTGCTACTTGTCCACTTCTGCTGGACCTGTTGTTGGAACCTTGTATTTGTCAACAGAAAAAGTAGCATTTTGTAGCGACAATCCTCTTTCTTACAAAGTTTCTGAAGAGACATGCTGGAGCTATTACAAG GTGATTATACCATTGCATGATCTGAAAGCAGTTAATTCTTCAACTagcaaattaaatcaagccGAAAAGTACATCCAGATAATTTCTGTCGATAATCACGAGTTCTGGTTCATGGGATTCTTTAACTACGATAGTGCGGTGAAACATCTGAAAGATGCACTACAATCTCCTCCCTCTGCACCTCATTAA